The Lathyrus oleraceus cultivar Zhongwan6 chromosome 5, CAAS_Psat_ZW6_1.0, whole genome shotgun sequence genome includes the window CACAGACATTACACTCAGACATTTGCATTGGACATTTTATTAGATAATATTTTGCCGCTTTCATTATTGCAGGATGAACATAACTTAACATTTGACAAATAGCATAATACATGACGATTAACATAACTTTAGACCGAAGATTACATAACTTAACAAAACAATACTTCCTCTGTCTCATAAAAAGTGTTTCATTTTCACTTTTTCTATGTCTCAAAATAAAAGTCTTTTTAGAATACCAAAAcaatatttattattttttccATTACTATACTCCTATTTATTAACTTTCACTCTTTTCAACATACTCCACTAACTATAATAAATAGTTATTTTAGTAAACAATactaattatataattaaaatcacCACATCTAATCATTTTCTTAAGAACCGCACAGAATTCAAATAAGACACTTATTATGAGACGAAGAGAGTGATAAATAACAAAACCTAGACACTACTAGATGATTGTGGATGTTTCAACATCTTGATCATATCGTCGACAAATGTAGAAACTGTCACATCAAACTCGATCAGTCCCTTTGTTAGTCTACAATGATATATTCTCCACATAACCTTAAATTTTCATCAGTCTTCAACTCAATATGGTTGTATTTCACATTTCCACCAGTATCAATCCATGGTGCACGAAACCCTATCATACCCACCTTTCTGTTCTCGGTGTCGGACAACATATTATTCAATTTCGATCTCAGAAGAGCGAGACATGTAATGTCCTCCAGGATCCCATAATCAACATGTGGTTTCACCCAAGTACACACATGCCATAAACCAATAATGAGGCATTTTAAGATTTTTTTATAAACAAAACACGATCCTTATTTATACATGTTTGGATTCATTCTGGACCAAACACAATTTCCGGTGCAATCATAACCGTATAAAACTATTGACAAAATCTCAACCATTGAAAATGACATTATCGATTTTTTTAAGCTCCTCTAAAAGTCTAGTAAATGCAGGATGTTTTTAAAAAATCCGATAATTTTAGACTACCGGATTTTTCAAAGTTTGCAAAGTATCCGGTACAACATGATATTTTTAAAAAATCCGATAAGTTTTCTCACACCCGATTTTTTTAAACCAATATAAATGCATATTTAACTTTTAAGATATACTACCAGATTTTTTAATTTATCACgatatttcatttattttattgGGTTTTTCGTGAGCCATTTTTTGCCAAAATTCTGACAAGTATAATAAGGATATTACGGAAAAATGTGGGGTGGCAAGAAAAATTCTTTCGAGATAGCAATGCACAAACCTATATCGCTAAGTTATGGGCCTAGAGGCCCAAATctgaaaaaatgaaaaaacaagtgaaaaatagaaaataaaataaaactaaaGATAATTCTAATTCGCTGCACAATCGCTTCAGAGTGTGAAGAAAGAGAATCAGTGAAGAAGAGGTTTCAATTCAATGGCGGTTTCTTCTCTCTCTACAACGTTCgttccttctctttctctctcttccAAACCGAAGCTCCAATCTCTATGCTTTCTCTCCGGTAACACTTTGAGGTTTACGAATTCAAAGCCTCTTCATTCATCAACTGTGGTTCATGCTGCTCCGGAAGTGTTGGTTTCCGCTGAAACCAAAGATGTTGAGTCTGTTGACGCTGGCGTTCAGGTTTGTGAATTTTCTTTTTTgcctttttttttcttttcatttttgtTCATGTTCATTTAGTAATGAAATTTGATGATAATTTAAGTAGCGATGAAATTTGGTTTCGAATTAATTGAATTTAGGAAATTGAAAACTGATTTGTGTGAATTGATTCTATAAAATTGATTCAGAGTAAAAAGTGACTTGAAGATAGTGGTTTATGTTTGGATAAATTTCGAACACTAAATTTAGGTGTAGAAATCACAAAGCTACAAATCCTAGCTTCAAGTATAATCAATTCTAGAAAACATAATCAAACATGTCAAAGTCAATTATAGGCTCCATAATCAATTTTGAGTGTTCCAAAATAAAACTGAACATACACTAAAATTAAGTGGAATGGAGTGTGATTTTTGTTTGAGTGTAATAGTGAGTAGCTTGAAGCTTAAAATCAATAGAACCAAAAACTTCAAATTTTAGTTTCAAATTGGAATCAATTTTGAAGGGAACCAAACATAAACTAAGAAGATGGAAGTGATTAGATGTAACCAAGTGAGTTAAAGTCATCGGAATGTCCAACATCGGCTCGTGTCAGACACGGAACTCACCTTCAACTTGTTACATTGGTAATGAATATTTTGAAGTTTTCTCTTAGCTTGGTTAATTATGTTTATAAAATGTATTAACTGTGTTGAAGTTGGTATTTGTGACGTTGGAGTTTGTTTAAAGTCTCAAATTGCTTAAATTTCCGGGCTGTTAATTGTATAAATATGTGTTTGAGCTAACTTTTTCGGTTGAGATCCAAGCATATTTAATATGGTATTAAAGCCGGGTTAAGGACTGCAATGTGGACATTTGACCCAGGCCCACACTAGGCGTGAGGGCGAGTGTTGAAGTTGGTATTTGTGTTGTTGGAGTTTGTTTGAAGTTCCACATTGTTTAGGTTCCTGGGCTGCTGATTGTATAAATATGTGAGGGAAACTTCACCCTTTAAACTAACTTTTCGGGTTGAGATCCAAACATATTTAACAAACTGAACATATCCAAAACATATGGAGAAGGGGATAGTGATAGTTGTTTATGGAAGTGCCAATTCAATTTTTTGGATTTGATATGTTGGTTATTAAGGTTGATTAGTGAATACGAATTGCTTTAACTTTAGCATTGTTGTGGTTTAGATTGGCCTGCTTCTTCTTTTTTCCTCAATCTTTTGAACTTAGTGAGTGTCCTTTGTGATGAAATGTATTGGTATTTTAGGGTGATGAGTTGGAGACTCCAAGCACTTCGGCAATTAGCATTGGAGCTGACGCCGACATGGTATGTTGATGGATCAGTTTACTATATTCAGTTGTTGGTTaatatttatttacttttcgcattATGTATTTTTCAGTCATCAAATATAAATGAGAAAAAGGAACACGTGTCGTCGGTGTAATAAGTTGTATGCTAAAGTCATAAAAATCTAGTAATTTGCAATTATTTTTAAAGTAAGGTTACAAATATGCTTGCGTGAAAATAGGATGGATTCTCATTGAATGTTGAGGTAAAAATTATTTTACCCCGAGAGTGTATTTCTATTAAACTCATATACAATAATAATGAAATTTTGTTTGCCATGTAAACATAAATTAGAACAACAATTCATGTAATGCTAATCATATTCTGTAGATTCTCAGAAAATCCTATCATCTAATAAATATTTCTTCACTGTTGCAGATGGCACCAAAGCAAAAAATCAGAATCAAGCTTAGATCTTACTATGTGCCCTTGATAGAGGATTCTTGCAAGCAGATATTGGATGCAGCAAGAACTACCAATGCAAAAACAATGGGTCCTGTTCCTTTACCAACCAAGAGGCGAGTTTTTTGTCTTCTTAAATCTTCACACGTACACAAAGATGCTCGGTTCCATTTCGAGATCAGAACTCATCAGCGCATCATTGATATTCTCTATCCTACTGCTCAAACAATAGATTCTCTTATGCTACTTGATCTTCCTGATGGTGTTGATGTTGAGGTTAAGCTTTAGAGATGTTTGCTTCAGGTTGATAAGCATCTTGATTATGAGTGAACTTCAACTTGCTACTTATAGCAAAAGAGTAGATAATTGGCAGATATCATGCATTTCAATCTTTGAACTTATTTCTTTGAACAATGCAACTGATCCTTTTGTTTGCTTTAGATTTTTAGAAAGTTTATTCCTTTTGTTGCATAGATATTTGCATATCCTATTCAACAATGTAATGTAAGTTTTGTATTATGAAGTGCTATTCTTCTAAATTGTGGACATGAATTTATATTTACTGATTTAAAAAGTTATTCCTCTATGGCTTAAATTAATGGTTTAGTACTATTAAAGTGAGATATGAGAGAGAAGAGATAGAAAGCTaaaagagaaaagagagaaaTTAATTCTGTTTTTTTATATTGAATTGGAATGGAGCATGATGCTCTATTTATACCAGAGGAGTTGAACATTCAAGAGTTGAATCATTCAAGCTCTGCATTTAAGGATGACCTTAATTATTCTATAGTGCTGAACTTTTCTTATTCTATTAAATTAAGGTTGGCCTTAATTATTCTATAGTGCTGATTTTTCATATCCTGCTGCTGAGCTCCATAAATTTTGAACTTGAGAGAGGCTTGGTGAGGATGTCAGCCTTCTGGTCAACACCAGGAATGTGGCAGACAGTGAGAGACTTATTAAGGACCTTTTCTCTTACAAAAAAGAGATCAATTTCCATATGCTTTGTTCTTGCATGAAGAACAGGGTTATGAGCCATAACAACTGTGCTCTGGTTGTCACAATAGATGGTTGGAGTTGTCAAGGGAATTTTTAGTTCAGCTAGCAAAGTTTGAATCCATAAAACTTCAGCTGTGGTGTGCGCCAAGCTGCGATATTCTGCCTCAGCACTAGAACGAGCAACAACAGTTTGCTTTTTAGACCACCAAGAGATCAAATTAGAGTCTAAGTACACAGCTGATCCAGAGGTGGATCTTCTATCATCTGGGTCAgcagcccagtcagcatcacagtagGCCTGCAGAGAGAACGGAACAGTAGAGGCAGGAGTGAACAATAAACCCGAGGTGATAGTGCCTTTTAGGTAACGTAGAATACGCTTGACAGCTAGCCAATGGGACTCCAAGGGGTGTGCCATGAACTGACATACTTTGTTAATAGCATAGCAGATTTCTGGACGTGTAATTGTTGCATACTGCAGGGCCCCTACAATGGACCTGTAGTGAGAGGCATCAGACAAGGCAGCAGACCCTGTTTTGATGAGTTTGGTGGTGGATGCCATAGGAGTAGCAACTAGAATGGAATTCTCCATATCAGTTTTGATTAGCAAGTCCCTTAGGTACTTAGATTGAGTGAGAAGGAGATTACCATTGGACAGTTTCTTCACCTCAAGGCCCAGAGAATAATCCAAGTCACCAAGTTGTTTGAGAGAAAACACATGATTTAGTTGTTGAGTAATTTGCTTGATGAGAGGAGGAGAGTTCCCTGTGAtgattatatcatcaacataaacttgCATATAAATGACAACACTGTGATGCTTGTAGATGAACAATGAAGCATCACACTTGCTGTTCAGAAATCCAAAGGATAAAATAGTGGTTTTGAGTCTTTCAAACCATTGCCTTGGGGCCTGTTTGAGGCCATACAAGGCCTTGTGCAAGTGACAAACCAGAGATGAATTAGGGGCAGTAAATCCAGGGGGTTGCATCATATAGACCTCCTCTTCAAGAATGCCATTCAAAAAGGCATTGTTTATATTCAATTGCTGCAGAGGCCAATTATAAGTGAGAGCAAGAGTCAAAATAATTCTAATTGTGACCGGTTTAATAACAGGGGAGAAAGTTTCATTAAAGTCAAATCCATGGACTTGATGGAACCCCTTAGCAACAAGCCTAGCTTTGTACTTATTTACTGTCCCATCAGCATTTTCCTTTACACGAAAAACCCACTTGCAGCCTATTGCTTTCCTGTTAGCAGGCAGTGGTACCAAAGACCAAGTGTTGTTCCTTATCAAGGCACCATACTCATCTTGCATATCAGCAAACCACTTAGGATCTTGGAGAGCAGTTTTAACACTCTTAGGCTCAGAATTGACAAGAAAAATGGAAGGATTTAGACGAGGTAAGGGTACACCAGATTTAGTTCTAGTAGTCATAGGATGAGTATTGGTGGGGAGAGGTTGAAGGTTAGGATCCCTAGGAGCAGAAATAGAGGATGAGGATGGTGAAGTGGTAGTAGTGAGCTGATTGTTGGCATTTGAAGAGGGTGGAGGAGTAGGATTAGTGTTGGTTGTTTGTGTTATAGGGTTGGCTCACAGAGGCAGTAGGTGTGTGGCTGGAATTGATTTGAGAAGAAGAAGAGGAGTGTGAGGTAGTGGAAGTAGTAGGAACGGGAAAAACATTAGGGAGAGCTTGTGTGTTAAGGGTTACTTTAGATGAAGAAGAGGATGGAATGGTTGATGAGGGGAGAGAAACATTAGGAAAAAAAGTATCATTGTAAGGAAATTTGGACTCATTGAAAAGGACATCTTTAGAGATGAATATTATACCACTTGGGGAGAGACATTTGTAACCTTTGTGAGCTGTAGAGTACCCTAGAAAAAGGCATTCATGGGATCTAAAGTCAAATTTCTGAGAGTTGTATGGGCGAAGGAGAGGAAAACAAGCACACCCAAAGACTTTGAGGAATTTATAATCAGGATTTTGATTGAAAAGGACAACATATGGTATATGTTGATTGAGAGACATGGTTGGTAACCTATTTATTAGGTAGACAGCAGTTAAAAAGGCATGATCCCAAAATTTGAGAGGTAAAGAGGCATGACTCAAGAGAGTTAAACCAAGATCAACAATGTGTCTATGCTTCCTCTCCACTACACCATTTTGGTGATGAGTGTGAGGGCAAATTAAACGATGAATGATGCCAAGATCAGAAAGAAATTTTGTAAATGGGCGAAATTCACCACCCCAATCAGTTTGGACAAATTTAATAGGAAATCCAAATTGTAATTCAGTTATGACTTTGAATTGTTTAAAGATAGTTAAGGCTTCAGATTTATTTTTGAGCAAATAGATCCAAGTAAATCTAGTGTATGCATCAACAAAGGTGATGTAGTAGGTAAAGTTTTGGGAGGATTTGACTGGGGCAGGACCCCATAGGTCACTGAAAATTAATTCAAGAGGAGAGTGATATTGAGTTTGTGATTGAGGGGAGTGCAACCTATGTGCCTTTCCCATACAGCAGGCAGAACAAAAGACAGATTCAGCTTTATTAGAATAAGGAATATTACATTGAGCTAAAACAAGTCTCATAGTATTAGAATTTGGATGACCAAGGCGTAAATGCCAAGTATGTTGAGAATTATATGAGTTATTAGCTGATATATTTTGATTAGAAACTGAAACCTTATCACTAGTGCTGGAATCAGATCTTGAAACAGGAGCATTAGAGTCTAAGGTGAGACATGGGACTTGACTTGTTGAAGGAGACTTAAGAAGCTGAAGGTGGGAAAATTGGTACATGCCATCACTTCCTACACGACCTTGGAGCAGAATTTCATTGGTAGCCTGAGATTTGACATAACACATATCAGCATGAAACTCAAAGAAAACTCTATTATCAAGACAGAATTTGCCGACACTTATCAGGTTCTTTGTAATAGAAGGAACAAGCAGTAAATTATGAAGAGCTAATGGAGTGTTGGGTTTAGAATGAGAGGGAAAATAAGAAGATCCTGAAGAGTGAATGTGCAAACCTTGACCATTACCAATGAAGATCTGATCAGGACCTTCAAAAGGTGTGGTCTGCTGTATGTTTTGAGAGGCATTGGTAACATGATAAGAAGCTACTGAGTCTGGGAACCAGGCACTGCTTGGAACTGAAGCTGTGTTAGCAATCATAGCATTGGGAGTGATCTGTGACTGATGAACAGGGAGAGGAGCAAGTCTTGGTTGATGGCTTGGGCGTGACCAAGTGTTAACCATGGGCTGAGCAAACTGAGGTCCACCAATTGGTTGATACGGATTGTAGAAATTTTGTAGGTTCATTGTTTGAAAATCAGCAGGTATGTTAGGTTGAAACTGTTGATTGAACCCGTGATAGCAGTTAGCAGCAAGGTGACCATATTTGAAGCAAACTTGACATTGAATGTTGCTGAACCTACCTCTCCCACGGCCGCGTCCACCACCACGGCCAGATGCACGACCTCCTCTTGAATAGGTTGGATTAAAGGTTGAATTCACAGCTTGTTCAGTGTTCTTGTTATTGGAGTTATCAGTTTCAGGTTGAGAATTAGCTTGAGTGAGATTCACTGTGGCAGCCACCTCCATTTGAGAGTGTTTCTTATACTTGTTGAATCTCATCTCATGAGCAAGAAAAAGAGCTTCAACTTCTTCAAGTTCTACTGAATCAAACTTGCTTTCAATGACTGAAATAACATAGGCAAAGTCTTGAGGAAGACCTTCAAGAATCACATCAATGTGTTGCTGATCTGGAACTGGATCTCCAACTGAAGCAAGCGCATCAACAAGAACTTTGATGCGAACCAGGTAATCACCAACAAATTTGTCTTCAAGTGTTGTAGATCTGAGTTCCGCTCGTAGTTGTCTTGCTTTCGCACGTGTAAGCTTTTGAAAATGCGCAAGAATACGTTCCTAGAGCTCGTAGGAATGAACACATCCAAGAACACGTGAAAGAATCGAAGGTGAAAGCGTGGATTGAAGCCACGTCATAAGCCACTGATCTTGCGTAATCCAGGTGCGATATGCAGGATTCTCACGAGCAGCTGCACGATCTTCATCAGTTAGATATCGATTCGGTATGTCATGAAGGTAAAGGTAGTTTTGAAGATTATTCGCGTTAACAAAGGATCTACTTGTTGGCGCCAAAGTAGGAAATTCTTCTCATCAAGTTTTTCTGTGATTTTGAGTTGGAATGACATAGATGCTGCGGTGGCCGGAGCTGTAGTTACCGGAGTCACTGCCATGGATAGAACTGAAGCTCTATGATACCATATTAAAGTGAGATATGAGAGAGAAGAGATAGAAAACTaaaagagaaaagagagaaaTTTATATTGAATTGGAATGGAGCATGATGCTCTATTTATACAAGAGGAGTTGAACATTCAAGAGTTGAATCATTCAAGCTCTGCATTTAAGGATGACCTTAATTATTCTATAGTGCTGAACTTTTCTTATTCTATTAAATTAAGGCTGACCTTAATTATTCTATAGTGCTGATTTTTCATATCCTAAGATACAACTCTAATAAATACTAGTAGATTATTTATTTTTACTGATTTGAAAAGTTATTCCTCAAATTTTTATACTTTGTTAAATTAAAATTTGTAACACATATctttttaaattaaaagtaaGATGTAAAATCAGAGTATCTAAGTTTATTATctatattaaaaataaaatgtcTAATCAAGAGTATTTAAATTTAATTTGAATAATATTTGATAATTTTATTTTACTTAACTTCTGATAGAGTTTTAGAATATGAGGTTATTT containing:
- the LOC127084754 gene encoding 30S ribosomal protein S10, chloroplastic; protein product: MAVSSLSTTFVPSLSLSSKPKLQSLCFLSGNTLRFTNSKPLHSSTVVHAAPEVLVSAETKDVESVDAGVQGDELETPSTSAISIGADADMMAPKQKIRIKLRSYYVPLIEDSCKQILDAARTTNAKTMGPVPLPTKRRVFCLLKSSHVHKDARFHFEIRTHQRIIDILYPTAQTIDSLMLLDLPDGVDVEVKL